The window CAATAGGCCCCAGGGCTGCGACGGTTGCCCCGTCACTCATGAAATTGGTCATGGTTCCGGTCAAAAAGCTGACGCCCACGGCCAGGGTGTCCCCCCTTGCAAGGAAATCCGGAAGAAACGCCACAAATGTGTTGGCAAGCCACAAGGCTCCCCCGGTGAATTGGAGACCTACCCCCATGGCGCAGGCGGCGGCATACAACCCTACCACATCGAGGGCGACGCCCTCCTGGATATCGTCCCATGTGATAATCCGGCAGAGGAACATGGCCATCACGGCGTACAGAGTGGGCCCCCCCAGGCCGGAGTGCTCCCCGAGGATGATCCAGGCGGCCACCAGGCAGACCAGGATAATCGCCATCATGGCCTCTCTTCCGCCGAACTTGGGCATCCTGGCTACTTCGGCCTTTACGATCTCGCTGGGGTTCATGTCCTGTACCTTAAAGCGGCCCTTGCAGCGAATGTACATGTAGGCCCCGATAACGACGCCCATGAGCGGCACAAAGGGCATGCCGTATTTCATCCAGTCCAAAAAGGATATGGCGCGGCCATATTCCATGAGATACCCGACCATGATGGCGTTTCGTCCCCCGGCTGCAGGGGAACCGGGCCCGCCATGGTTGGCGGCAAAACAGATGCCGAGCAGGAGAAAGACGGCCAGTGCCTTGTCCTTTTGAACGCCGTACATCCTGCAGGTAACCTTGTATACACCCATCAGGACCGGGATCAGAAGCGCGACAAGGGCATGTTCTGAGAGGAAGCTTGCGGACATGGCCAAGAGGGGAATAAAGACAAAGGCAAAGGCCTTGGCGCTCTTGATCCGGCTTAAAAGAATCAAACCGATTCTCTTGTCAAGGCCTGTCTTGGCCACGCCTACGGCCACGACCAGGATCCCGAAGATGAAGAAGACGGCGTCCTTCATGTAGGCCTTGGAAATTTCGTTGATGGGAAGGATGTAAAAGAGG is drawn from Deltaproteobacteria bacterium and contains these coding sequences:
- a CDS encoding anion permease produces the protein MVHQKFEEVKPRESIWTSSPGYKPVLMLIAVVVFAALVIIPPPRSMIDLVGKTHPPGYNLPSGCSTITETINKKLRPDALEVEKVSETRPSHHATKPLLTDTEAAQLAKIMLAIFFLAVFFWGTEALPLGATDILVGVMMYLFYILPINEISKAYMKDAVFFIFGILVVAVGVAKTGLDKRIGLILLSRIKSAKAFAFVFIPLLAMSASFLSEHALVALLIPVLMGVYKVTCRMYGVQKDKALAVFLLLGICFAANHGGPGSPAAGGRNAIMVGYLMEYGRAISFLDWMKYGMPFVPLMGVVIGAYMYIRCKGRFKVQDMNPSEIVKAEVARMPKFGGREAMMAIILVCLVAAWIILGEHSGLGGPTLYAVMAMFLCRIITWDDIQEGVALDVVGLYAAACAMGVGLQFTGGALWLANTFVAFLPDFLARGDTLAVGVSFLTGTMTNFMSDGATVAALGPI